TACCCCTGATCAAGTCATCCTTAACGCCGCACTGGCATCGCGTGCGGAGAATAACGACACCATTGATCTGGCCGTTCTGGGCGGTCTGAAAAATGATCTGGCCTTGAAAGATTATCAAGTCGTTCATTTTCAGCCGTTTGACCCGGTACATAAGCGCACCGAAGCCGACGTCAAGGACTCTAACGGAAATAAATTCAAGGTGACCAAGGGCGCACCACAAGTAATACTAGAGCTCTCGGATAATGTTGAACAGGTAAAGTCTGACGTCGATAAAGCAGTTAACGGTTTTGCGGCGCGTGGTTTTCGCTCGCTTGGCGTAGCACGCACTGATGAAGAGAACAAATGGCAGTTTCTAGGCGTATTGCCCCTATTTGATCCGCCACGGGAAGATGCTAAAGCTACCATCGCAACCGCGTACCAAATGGGCGTAAAAGTCAAGATGGTTACTGGTGATCAAGTAGCCATCGCCCGGGAAACCGCAAAGAAATTGGGGCTTGGCACTAATATTCTTGATGCCGGTAACCTGGGTGACTCCAAAACGAAAGAGACGGCTGCAATAGCCGAGTCAATTGAAGAAGCAGACGGCTTTGCTCAGGTATTCCCTGAACACAAGTTTCACATCGTAGATGTCCTGCAAAAACGCGACCATATTGTCGGCATGACGGGCGATGGAGTGAACGACGCACCCGCTCTGAAAAAAGCCGACTGCGGTATCGCCGTTTCGGGTGCGACGGATGCAGCGCGCGCTGCGGCTTCCATCGTACTGATGACGCCCGGCTTGACAGTGATTATTGATGCAATTAAAGAAAGCCGAAAAATAGTCCAGCGGATGAATAGCTATGCGATCTACCGCGTCGCCGAAACACTTCGTGTGCTGCTGTTCATGACGCTGTCAATTCTGATTTTCAACTTTTATCCAGTGACCACAGTGATGATCGTGATGCTAGCGTTACTCAATGACGGTGCCATCCTGTCCATCGCGTATGACAACGTTCATTATAAAAAACAGCCTGAAGTGTGGAACATGCGCATGGTGATCGGGATCGCCTCTGTACTGGGCGTCGTTGGTCCAATAGCCACGTTTGGACTTTTTTATATCGGCCTGCGCGTCTTCCATCTCGACCATACACACATTCAGACGTTGATATATTTGATGCTGTCCGTGGCAGGGCATCTAACGATCTTCCTGACGCGTACCCGAGGATCTCTTTGGTCCATACCTCCCGCAAAAATTCTACTATTTGCGGTGCTCGGCACACAAACGCTAGCAACGTTGATTGCGGTGTATGGACTGTTTATGACACCCCTCGGCTGGAGCCTAGCAGGTTTCGTATGGGGCTATGCTATTGTGTGGGCTCTTGTGACTGACCGAATAAAACTGCTCGCATATCGGATTCTTGACCATGCTAAAGCTTGATTTTCAAGAATTATATTTACCATAGAAAATTTAAAACAGTTTTAAAAAATATTTGGTCTCGAATTGATTCCAACAATGAAGATAGCAAACAAAAATGAAAAAAACCGCTTTGCAGATAGTTCTGCAAAGCGGTTTTTGTGATTCTCAATTTGTGCTCCCTCAGGGATTCGAACCTGCACGTGATCACTCACAACAGATTTTGAGTTCTCTACTTATCTCAATTCCATCACTTCGGCATAAAATAATTGGTACATTGTGTCTCTCCAGACACTGTTGTAAACAATAACACATCACAAAAAAAAATTAATCTTTTTTTATTATCTAAATTTTTTTTAAATTGAAAACACGACAAAATATTATCTTGTATTTTTTTTAATATGGGGTACTATTAATAAATGACAATTTGATAATTAAACAGTATTTAATTATCTTTCCATTGATATAATTTAAAAGAAAGTCAGGTGTAGTAATGAGCATGTTTGAAAATCACAAAACAATTGCTTATAAAGAATTCCGAGAATTTGTAAATGAGTCTGTTTTAGAATTAATCAAAAAAACAAAAGATAAAAAATGCAACGGCTGTATTGATTTTGTATTTGACGAAGAAAACGCTATTGGACATTGCGATGCACTCGAAACCACTTGGCCGGTCAAAAACCCTGATGCCGTACAACGATTAACGGATTGTTATATTTGCGATCTAAAAGCAATGAAATAAAAAAATACACCGATTGATCAACGAATCGGTGTATTCTTTTATTTTGTTTCCCGATATGCTTCAAGAATCTTTTGGCAGCACTGTTCTGCAGTCCAGTCATCAGTCGAAATTTTGAAATCACAACAATCGTAATATTGTTGACGTTCTGCCAACATCTGTTTTATTCGCAATAACGGATCTTCACATTTTAAGAGCGGTCGGGTATTATCCCCTTTAACGCGATCAAAAATCGTTTCTGGCTGGGCTGATAAACTCACAACAAAGGCTTTTTGAGTTAACAATTCACGATTTTTTTTTAATAGGATCATTCCCCCACCGGTTGAAATCACTGCTTTGTCCATCTCCAAAGCCTTTTTTAAAGCTTTATGTTCGGCCTTACGAAAACTTTCTTCTCCCATGGTCGAAAAAATAGCGGCTATTTTCATCCCCATGTCAGCTTCTACCAGTTTATCCGTATCAATTAAAGCATAACCATTTTTTTCAGCCAGTAATGGACCGATGGTCGATTTACCGGTTGCCATAAAACCAATCAAAGCGATATTTTTTTTAAAATCCCCCATCTTAATTTAATCCTAATTCTAATAAATTTTTTCCCAATTGTGGATCAGGAAAAATGCCAGTCCATAATTCAAAAGCCAATAAACCTTGATACAACAGCATTTCCAACCCGTTTTCGGTTTGCGCCCCAACTTCCCTGGCGTCTTTCATCAACTGCGTTACGGCGGGACTATAAATCATATCATAAATCAACTGTTCTTTCGTTATCAATGCTTGAGGCAACGGCGTACGTGTCGCAGTATCTGCCATCCCCAGACTGGTACCATTAACAATAATTGTCGCGGTTGCCGCGGCTTTTTTTAATTCTTCTGTTTCCATCGCAATTGCTACCGCTTTTCCCGGCCAGTTATCATTAATCTGAGCTGCTAAAGTTTCGGCTTTTTCCATGGTGCGATTAGCGATCATAACTTGATTAATCCCCCAATCAGCCAATGCCATAGCCACTGATTTAACCGCTCCGCCACAACCGAGAATCAGAATATTAAGTTTTTCTTTCGGTTGATCCACTATTTTATTTTCGATCGATTTAATAAAGCCAAACCCATCGGTATTATACCCTTTCATTTTTCCATCACGATAAACGACAGTATTAACGGCACCAATTTTTTGCGCCAGCGGATCAAGTTCATCCAGATATTTGATAATTTCCATTTTATGGGGTTTGGTGATATTAAAACCGCCAAAATTCATCACTCTGAACCCTTTTATCAAGTTCTCCAGATTTTCACTCTTTACCGCAATCGGTAAATAAAGTGCATCAACTCCCGCTTCTTTAAATAACCCATTGTGTAGCTGAGGTGATAAACTCTGAGCAATGGGGTCCCCGATAACGGCGTATATTTTTGTATCAACTGATATCTTCATCTAAAAACTCCTTATTGTTAATGGCTTATTTTGAATTGTAACACAGGTTGGTTTATTGGTAAATAATCATAATTATGATACATTTTTTTCATAACTCTTTGCGCCTCACGATTCCTATGTTATAATTTCAAAGGAAAATGAAAAGAATGGAGGTAATTTTTTGGAGAATCGCAGAATTATACAAGTGGAGGAAAAGGTTCCACTTAAAATGCTTGTGCCATTAAGCTTGCAACATATGTTTGCTATGTTTGGTGCTTCGGTTTTAGTCCCTTTCCTTTTTGGGATTAATCCCGCCATTGTCCTGTTTATGAACGGGGTGGGAACATTATTATTTATGTTAATCACCAAAGGGAAATCCCCGGCATACCTGGGTTCCAGTTTTGCATTTTTAGCCCCAGCGGGAATTGTTATCGCTACCTGGGGTTATTCTTATGCTTTAGGCGGTTTTGTTGTCGTCGGGTTATGCGGCTGTCTCCTGGCAGGAATTATCTATAAATTTGGCATTGACTGGATCAATGTTGTTTTACCCCCTGCCGCTATGGGTCCGGTAGTTGCCTTAATCGGTCTTGAACTTGCCGGCACTGCTGCCAGTACCGCGGGCATCATCGGCAGCACCAGTTACGTACTAAATGAAGCTTCCGGTCTTTATGAACAAGTTGTCACCACCATCAATCCGGAGAATGTGATTGTCTTTTTAGTGACCTTGGGTTTTGCCGTTTTTGGTTCGGTAATGTTTCGCAAATTTCTGGCCATCATTCCGATCCTTATTGCCATTGTTGCCGGGTATATCACGGCTTTAATAACTGGTATCGTTGGTCCTTCGACCTTTGAGGCGGTCGCTGCGGCGCCCTGGTTTTCGCTGCCGAACTTCCAGTTCCCGCAATTCAATATCGATGCCATCATTATTATATTACCCGTTTTACTGGTTATTGCTTCTGAACATATTGGTCACCAAATTGTTACCAGTAAGGTCGTCGGACGGGACTTATTAAAAGATCCCGGCTTACACCGCTCCTTATTTGCTGATAATTTTTCAACCATGATCTCCGGTTTTATTGGCTCAGTCCCAACCACCACCTATGGCGAAAACATTGGCGTTATGGCTGTAACGAAAGTATACAGCGTTCAAGTGATTGCCGGAGCCGCAATCATCTCCATTATCTGTTCGTTTGTTGGCAAATTATCAATGCTGATCTCAACAATTCCCGGCCCGGTTATTGGCGGGATTTCCTTTCTGCTTTACGGTATGATTGGTGCTGCCGGAATTCGTATCATTGTTGACGCTCAGGTGGATTATGGTAAATCCCGTAATCTTGCTTTAACCTCAGTTGTTTTTGTCGTCGGCTTATCGGGTGTCGCCGTTACCTTTGGCAGTATCCAACTTAAAGGCATGGTTCTGGCCGCCGTTGTCGGCATGGTTTTAAGCTTAATCTTTTATCTGCTGGATAAACTTAACTTAACCAATGACCGGGAAGAAGAACATCTTTTTGATCAACCCTAAATCATTTGTCTTTTTTAACTAACTGATCTCGGTGATCAGTTAGCAAACTGTCAACAAAGTATCCTGCTGCCGTACCAACAATGATTAATCGCTTGTTTGCTGCAGAATCGGACAGGCTAAAGCCGTGTCCGCTCTGATGCAAACAATCTGATTAATCATTGTTGGTACGGGTTTGTCCTCAACCTCATAACTGATCCTTGTGATCAGTTATTTTTTTGCGTTTACTCTTGGTGTTGTAAAAAATCATCTTTTCTATTATACTGATAATAGTAAATTGACCGAAAACGAATCCCAATTATAGGAATTGAAGGTAATCCCGATGAAAAACGATATGAAAATTGCCGTCTTGATTGATGCTGACAATGTCTCTGATAAATATATCAAATACATTTTTGACGAAATCTCCAATCTTGGCATGCCGACTTATAAACGCATCTATGGTGATTGGACCAAACCGCAACTGGCCTCATGGAAAACGGTGCTGTTAAATTATTCAATTACCCCAATCCAACAATACAGCTATACCACGGGAAAAAACGCCACCGATGCCGCCTTGATTATTGACGCCATGGATATTCTCTATTCCAATAATGTGGACAGCTTTTGCATTGTTTCCAGTGACAGTGACTTTACCCGCTTAGCAACACGCTTACGCGAAGCCGGTATGTACGTTGTTGGCATGGGTGAGAAAAAAACCCCGACGCCTTTTATCTCCGCTTGCGAAAAGTTCAAATATCTGGAAGTCATTGCCAGTAATCCCGGCGAAACTGGCGGGTTAAATAATCAAATCGGAAAACAGGAACACGCCAAAGAAGGAATGACCAGTAAAAAAGAATTGATTCAGTCGCTTAAAACGATCATCACCGAAAGTTCCGATGAAGATGGCTGGGCCAATTTAGGTGAAGTTGGTTCCCGGCTTAACAATCGTTATCCTGATTTTGATACCCGAAATTACGGACATTCCAAATTACGTCCTCTGATTTTATCATTAAATCAGTTTGAAATTGAAGCGCGACGCACCAATAAAAACCAGAACTCCCATTATGTCGTCCGAAATAAAACAAAGTAAGGTAACCAACATGCACGTATATCTTCTGGAAAATGATACCTTTATTCCCAGTTCGCTTGACACCATCAAACCACTTCCCATAACCGATCAAAAACACCTCTGTCTGATGACTTTTGACGAACTTGTTACCGTTAATGCGCAACTGGGCATCAACGATAAAATCGTTGCCGAAAGTTTAAACAACGGTGGCTCCCGGCTGGAAAGTTATGATGGTTTTGATTTCATTACCCTTCACCTGCCCGATGTTATTGCGCTTGATAAAAAGCCAAATCATGTTTCGATTTATTTTCGTGCTGATTTACTGGTTTTTATCACTGATCACCTGTCTTTTTTGACTGATCTGGTTGTCACCTGTCAATCTGAAGACATCAAAATGGCGAGTTTGGGGAAATTTTTCCATTTGTTTTTTGACAAGCTCACCATCGATGATCGTGATGTTCTGGTCGCCATTGAAGAAGAAATATCCGATTTGGAAGAGCAATTTATTGTTTCGGTAAAAAACGATTTAGTCGATTACTTAATCACCTTTCGAAAAAAGCTGTTAAGTCTGAAACAATATTATGAACAGCTTTTTGAAATTTCCGAAGCAATTGAAGAAAATGAAAACAAATTGATTGATAAAAAAGATGTGCGGTATTTTAAAATCCTCACTAATCGCATCAATCGCCTTTTTACCAATGTTCTTAATCTGCGCGATTACAGCACCCAAGTGAGAGAAGCCTACCAGGCACAACTGGATATCAATCTCAATAATGTCATGAAACTTTTTACCGTAATCACGTCGGTTTTTCTGCCCCTGACCTTAATTGTCGGTTGGTACGGGATGAATATTGAGATGCCCGAATTTCATTGGGCCTATGGGTATCCTTTCGTCATCGCTTTATGTATTGCCGTTTCAACCGGAACGTTATTGTATTTCAAAAAAAACAATTGGTTTTAAACGCATCAAGTGATCTTTTTATTATTCTGATGATCAGTGACCAGTTTTTGCGCTGCGCTTTTAAAGCGCTTTTTTTAGTTAGCGCTAACGTTTTGTTCCGCTAAAAAAGATATTATTTTATCCGACAACACCAATGAAAACTTTGTCTCCATATCACTTAAAGAAATTGACAGGATTTCTTCAATTTTTTTAATCCGATATTTCATCGAATTTCGATGAATCTGGAAATACTCCGCTGATTTTGTCACATTGCCGTCATTATTTAAATAAATCAATAAATTATGATAATAATCCGTTTTATATTGTTTGTCATAAGCCAATAATTCCATCAGGACCGGATTGCAAAAATCTTTAAGATTGGATAACGTCCCGGCCGTTTCCAACAAATGGTAAATGGCATAGTTTTGATAATAAAAAATTTTTTCTTTTGGGGTTAAGGTGATCCCCAATTCGACCGCTTTAACCGATTGAAGGTAATACTTGCTAAGTTGGGTCAAATCATCAAAATGCTGACTGATCCCGACATTCATTTCATTGGTTTCTAAAAAATCCCTAAAACGGGGTTTCACTATTTCTGATAATTCTGCTTTTTTATCACTTGCTAAAAAAACGGTGATCTTATTTTGATAAAGAATTATTTTTTCCGTTCTCAGAAGCCGCTTGACAATCCCTTTTAAATAACTCAATGACATGCCATTTTGAGCATTTTTTCCAAAACTGATGGTCGCCAACAGCAAATATTTTTGTTGATTCAACTTCAGTTTTTGCCCCTGCTTATGAATGGTTTCCGGTTTTGTTATTTTTTGATCCAACACATCAATCAGAAAATGTTCGAAGTCGTTGTTGAAATGACCACTGGAAATTGTTTCTTTCTGAAGTTCACTGGCGACAATTTCACATAAAAACTGGAGCAACACCAGGTCCATGTCAACAAACGGTTTATGTAACTCGACTACGGCAATATGACCAATATTTTTTTCTTTGATCACAATTTTATTCGCCATCCACCGCGTTGGTGAATAATCAAAATTTTCAATACAAGGCTCCAAACTTTCGTATAGCCGTTTAAATACGCCGCAGTCATTGAGTTTTTTTATTCGTTCGTAGGCTTCCAATTCCGCTTCCCGACTGGCCGTAGGCCATGACGGATCACCAACATCGGCATTTTTATTAAAAGCCAGAATATTATATCCTAAGTCGCTAACAAACATCGGATTGCCAAGCACTTCGTAAGCAACATCAATAATATGCTGCAACCCTCGGCACGATAAATGAGCCGCCATCAGCTCATTTTTCTTGCGGGTTAATATCCGCTTATTTAAAAACGCCGCGCGAATTTTTTCATAAACAACTTCACAGGCAACGGGAATTTTTAAAAAAATCCGATTCAATTTTTCTTTGTCGCAACCTATTAAAGGATCTTGTTGTGATCGACAGATTAAAAAATTTCCCGCCCCCGCCGTTTTGATTATTTCCCTAAATTGGCGGCTATCACAAATATAAAGCAAATCGGGATTCAAATTTTTGATTCCGTCATCGACCAATACCACATTGCTCACCAACGCCTTTTCTTGATCAGCAATCCCCACTTCCGGATCATAATCCTGCAATATTTTGGCAATTTCGTTGATGCTGATTTCCATTTTCACCACCCCCTCCGGCTCTTATTAACCTATTTATTCTTCTCACATTATACGTACTCAAGCATTTTAATACAACCCCTCATCATTGTCAGTTTGCAATAAAATTACTGCCATTATTTTTCGTTTTAGATATTGTTTTAAATTTCATTCCTGATAAAATTTGGTTAAGTAAACGATTATTTTAATGGAAAGAGGTTTATCATGAATTCCAAGTATGCAAAAATTTTCACGCCCATCAAAATTGGTCATATGATTGTCAAAAATCGCATTGAGACTGCTCCCGCAGCACCTCGTTTAGCAACTTCCGATGGTCTGGTATCGCCGGAGTTAATTGAATGGTCACGCGCTTTAGCCAAAGGCGGAGCCGGTATTGTCACCGTCGGCATTTCAATGGTCACCCCACCTTTTGGACTGAAAAATGGTTTCTGTGTCAACATCGGTGATGACAATGTTGTTCCCGGTTTGGCGGTATTGGCTGACACCGTTCATCGTTATGGCGCCAAAGCGTCCATTGAATTGGCGGGCTTTGCGATGGGTCACGATATGCCGGAAGAAGGCAAGTCGCCGATTGATATGATGAGTCAGGAAGATATCAGCAATTGGATTACACTTTTTGCCAATGCTGCCGAGCGGGCCATGAAAGCTGGTATGGATATGGTGCTTATCCATGGCGGACATGGTATTCTGGTCAGCAATTTCTTTTCCCCATTATTTAATCATCGTACCGACAAATATGGTGGTAATACCGAAAACCGCGCCCGTTTCGCCTGCGAATTATTTGATGCCATCCGTGCTAAAGTGGGTCAGCAATTAGCGATTGAGTTTCGTTTAAGTGCCGATGAGTTAACTCCCGGCGGCGTCGAATTGGATGAAACGATTGCTTTTATTAAAATCATTCAGGATAAAATCGACCTGGTTCATGTTTCTGCCGGGATGTTGCTCGACGATGAAATGGTTCCGATTACCACTCAACCAACCTATTTAAAACGGGGATATAATGCTCATTATGCGGCCAGTATCAAAAAAGATCCCGATATCCACGTTCCGATTACCACCGTTGGTTCCCTTGATCTGGATCTGGCGGCTGAAATAATTGAAAACGGCGATGCCGATATGTGCGCCATGATCCGTACCGTCATTGCCGATCCCGACAGCGTTAATAAAGCCCGAACCGGAAAAGAAGCAAAAATCCGTCCCTGTATTCGCTGTGTGCTTTGTTTAAATCGGACCCACGGTTTTGAACCGCTGCGAGTGGCCTGTGCCGTTAACCCTAAAGCCGGACGGGAATGCGAATTAAAAAATACCCCTACCCTGGCTGATGTGCCTAAAAAAGTTGTCATCGTCGGCGGTGGACCGGCGGGTATGGAAGCTGCCCGAACTGCCGGTGACCGTGGTCATCAGGTTGTCCTTTTTGAAAAAAGCAATTCCCTGGGTGGAACCCTGCGGCTGGCAGTTGCTCCGGATTTTAAGGCTGACCTCAAAAGTTATCTGGACTGGGCCATTCGAATGACCAGCTGCCACCCTAATGTAACGCTGCGTCTGGCTACCGAAGCCACCCCCGAAAAGATTATCGCCGAATCTCCGGATGCCTTAATTATAGCCGTTGGTTCGGAAAGTAATATCCCCCCGATTCCGGGCTTGGATGGCGATGACGTCGTTTGGGTTGGTGATGTTGAAGCGGGTACCGTCGAAACCGGAGCAAATGTTGTCATTGCCGGCGGCGGCCTGACCGGATGCGAAACCGCTTTAAATCTGGCCCGAAAAGGGAAAAATGTCACCATCATTGAAATGGTCAGCGAAAAGAACATGTTGATTCCTTCGCCCATTCCCATGACTGCCTTGCTGCAACTGCTAAAAAAAGAAAATGTCACTATTCTGGCTAATCATAAATTGCTAAAAGCCAACGATCATGTCATTCGTGTCGAAGGCGTTGATGGTGAAAAAGATCTAGCTTTTGATACCCTGATCCTGTCATTGGGGGTTAAACCAAACCTTGCCGAAGTTTCTAAATTTTCACACCTGGTTGATGATGTTTTTTGCATCGGCGATTGCACCACCAATAAAGGCACCCTTTATACCGCCACCACCGCCGGTTATAACGCTGGCATCGATATCTAACCGTTACAAAATCAGAAACAATATCGCCCCCACAACTTTATTCCGAAATCATAAAAAAGCCATTGATTTGTCCCACTTCAATGGCTTTTTTGACATCTACATGCCAGGGACCATTGCGACTAATTTGAAAAATAAAGGTCTGGTCTTTATGAAATTCTATTTCTCTTTCCCCATCCAAAGCAATTGTTCCGCGACAATAGCTGGTAAATTCATATTTTTCACCAAACTTTAAAAGTTCTGGCGCCGTTGTACCGATCGGTAAAACAATCCCCGCCGCCATCGGCACCAAAACCTTGGGCGCTGTTTCTGCAATCCGAACAAAAGCACCAAAATCGTCGGCAGCGCTAATTATTTTTTTGGCCCCAACAACCGCCGAGAACCCAATCGATGCTAGGTGACTTCGGGCTACAAATATTTTTTGGATATCTTCAATTCGCCAGATCGCCCGGGAACCGACAAAGGCATCCCGGGAAATCACGGCATCAATTAACGCAATATCTTTTAGTTGTTGATTATGATATATTTCAATAACCTTATCTCTTTTAGCATAGTTGTTTTTATCAAATTTGTTCGATGCTACAACCGCTGCAGCAATGCCAGCAATCGTGCCTTCAATCATATCCGGATAAACATTATTAGTTCCCGTGGAAATGGCAATCAACGGTGTCTCCTTAATTTTTTTTGCAACAGCCCGGTTTGTGCCATCACCGCCTAATGAGATAATACAACCGACTTTTTTTTCATTCATTAATTGGACGGCTTGATAGGTATCTTCAACGCCATTAACCTTGAAAAAGTCAAACACTTCAATCTCACATTTTAATTCTCCCGATGTTTCCAGTTTATCGATCACCCGATATCCCATATTGTAGGGGTCCGGCATAATATAGACTTTATCGACCCCATTTTGCTGGGCGCCCAAAATAATACGTTCGACGATATTAAATTTTTCATTATTATCAATAACTGTCGCATGAGAAACCAGCCGTCTGATATCTTTTCCCGATGCCGGATTGGCAATTATTCCAATTGAATTCATAAATTAACCACCTTTTCTATTTAAAACAATTATTCACCGCTTTGATATTTCATTATTTTTTAACCAATTGTTTCTGTTTACGTTCCCATTTTTTTGTGCCTGCGGGCCGTCGTTGCAAATTTATACACTGACTGTCACAGCCACAATTGCCGCTTCAATGGTATCCACGGTATCGCCAAACCCGGGAAAGAAAAGGCCCGCTGTCGTTAAGCCGCCTTTTTGGGCATTAATTGTTACTGTTCCGACCGGGAATAGTTTTTTTAACGCTTCAATATCTAAATTTTCCGGTTTTGACACCCCAATAGTTGCTTCGATCATCATTTTTTCATTAATGTTTTCTTCGGTTAGACCATAAATCTCGTTCAAGCCAATCAGACAACTTCGGGATATGGCATCCTTAATTGCCTTTCCGGCGGCAGCATTAACATCCTGTCCATGAAAATCCATTCCCATACCAAATTCAATAATAAACTTTTTCATCTTTGTCACCTTCCTATTTATACAGATTTTGAACCGTCGCATATTTTCCGAACCTAAGTCCGTGCTTTTAAATAAAGCAAAATCCGTGCCACAGGTGATTATCGTTTTATTTTTCTAAAGCACTTATTGAAACCAATCAGCGACATATTTTTCTCCGAACCCAATATTTTTTTCGGTAAGCCGTCTCATAAATAAGAAAATTGTCTCATAAATAAGAAAAAACAGTCTCATTTTTGAGACTGTTTCAGACTGTCAAAAAAGATAACATCGTACCGACAATTGTTCGATCATGTTGTGTGCCTCAAGGCGAACAGTTGCCCCGAAAAGACTTTCTTTAGTCAAAGCTTTAATTGCAACTATACGAATTGCGTGCATACAACAGATTAACCATTGATCGGTACGGTCATTTATCAACAACCTCAAACAGTCCCATTTTTAAGACTGTTTAACTACGTTTACCATTGTTATTTATAGTAATTTAAGAATCTGATTACGTAACGGACTTAGTTCTCCGGAAAGGATATCTTCCTGAGAACTTATCTGCTTTCGGGGAATCTGGAGCTCTTCAACTATATGCGCCGGAGCGCCGGTAATCACATAGATACGGTCAGAGAGAAAAATCGCTTCGTCGATATCGTGGGTAATAAAAAGAACCGAACCCTTTATTTTTTTTAATATGTCTAATAAATAAGTCTGCATTTTCAACCGGGTGATGGCATCCAATCCGCCAAAAGGTTCATCCAAAAGCATAATCTCTTTTGAAAACATATAGGTACGCAAAAGCGAAACCCGTTGTTTCATCCCCCCCGACAATTGATCGGGATATTTCTCCCCATCTTCTGCCAGTTCAAAAATTGGCAACATATCCATTACCATTTGCCGGGCTTGATCTTTTTTCATGCCTTTTATTTCAAGCGGTAAAATGCCATTGTCAATCACATTTCGCCACGGTAACAAAAGATCTTTCTGATACATATAACTGACAATCCCAGTTTTTCCGGTAACATCATTTTCGTTAACCCATACCTTCCCTTGTTCGGGTTTTAATAAACCGGCAATAACATTAAATAAGGTACTTTTGCCACAACCACTTGGTCCCAAAATAGTCACAAATTCGCCCTGATTTAAATAAATATCAATGTCTTCAATAATATTTTTATGATTATATTCCTTGGTGACTTTTTCAACCTTTAGTACTTTTTTATTGTGGTAGATATTCATTGGTAAACGCCTCGTCGGCATTTAACTGATTTTCCAGCAAGCCGTGATCATACATCCAGGTTCCATAATTATTCCAGATTTTGCTATTCATGACCCCCCATTGTTCGGCATCACTCTGATATTCACCCGCCAGATATTTTTGTGAAGCAATAGCCAGATCACGATCAATTTCGGGATTTTCGACTAACAATAAATCGGCCGCCGCTTCGGGATTTTCAATCGCATATTGATACCCTTTGGCAACCGCCCGCAAA
This is a stretch of genomic DNA from Acetobacterium woodii DSM 1030. It encodes these proteins:
- a CDS encoding Lin0512 family protein, with amino-acid sequence MKKFIIEFGMGMDFHGQDVNAAAGKAIKDAISRSCLIGLNEIYGLTEENINEKMMIEATIGVSKPENLDIEALKKLFPVGTVTINAQKGGLTTAGLFFPGFGDTVDTIEAAIVAVTVSV
- a CDS encoding ATP-NAD kinase family protein; amino-acid sequence: MNSIGIIANPASGKDIRRLVSHATVIDNNEKFNIVERIILGAQQNGVDKVYIMPDPYNMGYRVIDKLETSGELKCEIEVFDFFKVNGVEDTYQAVQLMNEKKVGCIISLGGDGTNRAVAKKIKETPLIAISTGTNNVYPDMIEGTIAGIAAAVVASNKFDKNNYAKRDKVIEIYHNQQLKDIALIDAVISRDAFVGSRAIWRIEDIQKIFVARSHLASIGFSAVVGAKKIISAADDFGAFVRIAETAPKVLVPMAAGIVLPIGTTAPELLKFGEKYEFTSYCRGTIALDGEREIEFHKDQTFIFQISRNGPWHVDVKKAIEVGQINGFFMISE
- a CDS encoding magnesium transporter CorA family protein; this translates as MHVYLLENDTFIPSSLDTIKPLPITDQKHLCLMTFDELVTVNAQLGINDKIVAESLNNGGSRLESYDGFDFITLHLPDVIALDKKPNHVSIYFRADLLVFITDHLSFLTDLVVTCQSEDIKMASLGKFFHLFFDKLTIDDRDVLVAIEEEISDLEEQFIVSVKNDLVDYLITFRKKLLSLKQYYEQLFEISEAIEENENKLIDKKDVRYFKILTNRINRLFTNVLNLRDYSTQVREAYQAQLDINLNNVMKLFTVITSVFLPLTLIVGWYGMNIEMPEFHWAYGYPFVIALCIAVSTGTLLYFKKNNWF
- a CDS encoding oxidoreductase, with the translated sequence MNSKYAKIFTPIKIGHMIVKNRIETAPAAPRLATSDGLVSPELIEWSRALAKGGAGIVTVGISMVTPPFGLKNGFCVNIGDDNVVPGLAVLADTVHRYGAKASIELAGFAMGHDMPEEGKSPIDMMSQEDISNWITLFANAAERAMKAGMDMVLIHGGHGILVSNFFSPLFNHRTDKYGGNTENRARFACELFDAIRAKVGQQLAIEFRLSADELTPGGVELDETIAFIKIIQDKIDLVHVSAGMLLDDEMVPITTQPTYLKRGYNAHYAASIKKDPDIHVPITTVGSLDLDLAAEIIENGDADMCAMIRTVIADPDSVNKARTGKEAKIRPCIRCVLCLNRTHGFEPLRVACAVNPKAGRECELKNTPTLADVPKKVVIVGGGPAGMEAARTAGDRGHQVVLFEKSNSLGGTLRLAVAPDFKADLKSYLDWAIRMTSCHPNVTLRLATEATPEKIIAESPDALIIAVGSESNIPPIPGLDGDDVVWVGDVEAGTVETGANVVIAGGGLTGCETALNLARKGKNVTIIEMVSEKNMLIPSPIPMTALLQLLKKENVTILANHKLLKANDHVIRVEGVDGEKDLAFDTLILSLGVKPNLAEVSKFSHLVDDVFCIGDCTTNKGTLYTATTAGYNAGIDI
- a CDS encoding PucR family transcriptional regulator, which translates into the protein MEISINEIAKILQDYDPEVGIADQEKALVSNVVLVDDGIKNLNPDLLYICDSRQFREIIKTAGAGNFLICRSQQDPLIGCDKEKLNRIFLKIPVACEVVYEKIRAAFLNKRILTRKKNELMAAHLSCRGLQHIIDVAYEVLGNPMFVSDLGYNILAFNKNADVGDPSWPTASREAELEAYERIKKLNDCGVFKRLYESLEPCIENFDYSPTRWMANKIVIKEKNIGHIAVVELHKPFVDMDLVLLQFLCEIVASELQKETISSGHFNNDFEHFLIDVLDQKITKPETIHKQGQKLKLNQQKYLLLATISFGKNAQNGMSLSYLKGIVKRLLRTEKIILYQNKITVFLASDKKAELSEIVKPRFRDFLETNEMNVGISQHFDDLTQLSKYYLQSVKAVELGITLTPKEKIFYYQNYAIYHLLETAGTLSNLKDFCNPVLMELLAYDKQYKTDYYHNLLIYLNNDGNVTKSAEYFQIHRNSMKYRIKKIEEILSISLSDMETKFSLVLSDKIISFLAEQNVSAN